A region from the Pelobates fuscus isolate aPelFus1 chromosome 3, aPelFus1.pri, whole genome shotgun sequence genome encodes:
- the LOC134603613 gene encoding vitelline membrane outer layer protein 1-like, producing the protein MVLKISSLFMLSLITIVNAQPYSIDVSNGGKWGDWGSIEWCPRGYLANGFSIKLEDKQGGRDDTAVNGIRLHCIDRHQGNMGLTITSSQAIWGTWTSPLWCTNSYLTSFMLKVEGQQGLGDDTAVNNIKFKCSNNHELEETGLPWGNYGKWSEMCHLGICGIQTKVEKQQGTGDDTALNNVKLYCCN; encoded by the exons ATGGTTCTCAAAATCTCATCTCTCTTCATGCTCTCTCTAATTACCATTGTAAATGCTCAGCCCTATTCTATCGATGTATCCAACGGAGGAAAGTGGGGTGACTGGGGGAGCATTGAGTGGTGCCCACGAGGATACCTGGCCAATGGATTCTCCATCAAG CTAGAAGATAAACAAGGAGGACGTGATGACACAGCTGTGAATGGCATTCGTCTACACTGCATCGACCGTCACCAAGGCAATATGGGACTTACAATTACATCTTCACAAGCAAT ATGGGGCACATGGACATCACCACTTTGGTGTACAAACAGCTACTTGACATCCTTCATGTTGAAGGTGGAAGGACAACAAGGACTAGGTGATGACACAGCTGTCAACAACATCAAGTTTAAGTGCTCGAATAATCATGAGCTGGAGGAAACTGGTCTTCCTTGGGGAAATTATGGAAAATGGAGTGAAATGTGTCACCTTGGTATCTGTGGAATCCAGACCAAGGTTGAAAAACAACAAGGAACTGGTGATGACACAGCCCTCAATAATGTCAAGCTTTATTGCTGTAATTAA